A window of Arsenophonus sp. aPb contains these coding sequences:
- a CDS encoding TIR domain-containing protein: protein MKTYQIHVFISHSWKYSNHYEKLADWIFNKSWRSGETLLDFRDFSVPKNDSIHNASTDKALQDAIFNQIVRSHVIVIPAGLYTNYSKWIQKEIDGAKGYKKPILAVNPWGQQYSSDIVISNANKCVGWNSESVVSGIWELYRI, encoded by the coding sequence ATGAAAACTTATCAAATTCATGTATTCATTAGCCATTCCTGGAAATATTCTAATCATTATGAAAAGCTCGCTGATTGGATTTTTAATAAATCATGGCGTTCCGGGGAAACTTTATTGGATTTTCGCGATTTTTCAGTACCTAAAAATGACTCAATTCATAATGCTAGCACAGATAAAGCACTGCAAGATGCGATATTCAATCAAATAGTGAGAAGTCATGTAATCGTTATCCCTGCTGGTTTGTACACAAATTACAGTAAATGGATTCAAAAGGAAATTGATGGGGCAAAAGGGTATAAAAAACCTATTTTGGCTGTTAATCCATGGGGACAGCAATACTCTTCTGACATTGTTATATCGAATGCAAATAAATGTGTAGGTTGGAACTCTGAATCGGTGGTTAGTGGAATCTGGGAACTTTACAGGATTTAA